The Terriglobia bacterium genome has a window encoding:
- a CDS encoding bifunctional oligoribonuclease/PAP phosphatase NrnA, whose amino-acid sequence MLERILRTIGEGGKFVLTSHARPDGDAVGSVLACCEILKKMGKSAEVVLADGVPYIYRPLPFADSVVQSPAVNGHFDAAIILECDSIARTRLQGLEERFLISIDHHLTGKPFAHLNWIDPTACATAEMIFRLAREAGVKISPEIATCLYTAVLTDTGSFCFAGTTERTFALAQELVRAGADPARCAQNVYFANPTSKMRLLGAALSSLHRDGDLAWMHITRKDFDLCGAFDEDAEGLVNYALSIGGVEVAVLFRELPDKRYRVSLRSKGRINVATIAERFGGGGHECASGCALAGPLSVASERILAQIRLLLNPH is encoded by the coding sequence ATGCTGGAAAGAATCTTACGAACGATCGGCGAGGGCGGGAAGTTCGTTCTGACCTCGCACGCGCGTCCCGACGGCGACGCGGTCGGCTCGGTGCTGGCCTGCTGCGAGATCCTGAAGAAGATGGGCAAGTCCGCGGAAGTGGTTCTGGCGGACGGCGTCCCCTACATCTACCGGCCCCTGCCATTCGCCGACTCGGTGGTGCAGTCGCCTGCGGTGAACGGCCACTTCGATGCCGCCATCATTCTGGAATGCGATTCCATCGCGCGCACCCGCCTGCAGGGGCTGGAGGAGCGCTTCCTCATCAGCATCGACCACCATCTCACCGGCAAGCCCTTCGCGCACCTCAACTGGATCGATCCCACCGCCTGCGCCACCGCCGAGATGATCTTCCGCCTGGCGCGTGAGGCGGGGGTGAAGATCTCGCCCGAGATCGCGACCTGCCTCTACACCGCGGTGCTGACCGACACCGGCTCCTTCTGTTTCGCCGGCACCACGGAGCGCACCTTCGCGCTGGCGCAGGAGCTGGTGCGGGCCGGCGCCGACCCCGCCCGCTGTGCGCAAAACGTCTATTTTGCGAACCCGACCTCGAAGATGCGCCTGCTGGGGGCGGCGCTCTCCAGCCTGCACCGCGACGGCGACCTGGCGTGGATGCACATCACGCGCAAAGATTTTGACCTGTGCGGCGCATTCGATGAAGACGCCGAGGGGCTGGTGAACTACGCCTTGAGCATCGGCGGGGTCGAGGTCGCTGTGCTTTTCCGCGAGCTGCCCGACAAGCGATATCGCGTGAGCCTGCGCAGCAAGGGCCGGATCAACGTCGCCACCATCGCCGAGCGCTTCGGCGGCGGCGGGCATGAGTGCGCCAGCGGCTGCGCCCTTGCAGGCCCGCTCTCCGTGGCCTCGGAGCGCATCCTCGCCCAGATCCGCCTTCTCCTGAACCCGCACTGA
- the rbfA gene encoding 30S ribosome-binding factor RbfA has protein sequence MLEQRGREYHRARLGEAIREEVVALIEGELADPRIGLATVTDVKLAPDGKSAHIFIGVLAERTEEEGEQTLEGLQSARNYIRRELAQRLRLRTAPELHFVIDRSDQFGGRIEELLKRAERRKKRGSGPGTKG, from the coding sequence ATGCTGGAGCAACGTGGCCGCGAATATCACCGGGCACGGCTCGGTGAGGCGATCCGCGAGGAGGTGGTGGCCCTCATCGAGGGCGAGCTGGCGGACCCGCGCATCGGGCTTGCCACCGTCACCGACGTCAAACTCGCGCCCGACGGCAAAAGCGCCCATATCTTCATCGGCGTCCTGGCGGAGCGTACCGAAGAAGAGGGCGAGCAGACCCTCGAGGGTCTGCAGTCGGCGCGGAATTACATACGGCGCGAGCTGGCGCAGCGGCTGCGGTTGCGGACCGCGCCGGAATTGCACTTCGTGATCGACCGCTCGGATCAATTTGGCGGCCGCATCGAGGAGCTGTTGAAGCGCGCCGAGCGGAGGAAGAAACGCGGGTCCGGGCCAGGGACCAAGGGCTGA
- a CDS encoding DUF503 domain-containing protein: MPIAHLTLELRIEGAQSLKDKRQVLRRMKDRLRHSFNVSVAEMDASDLWQRATLEIVSVSPSRDYLEGLMQNVERSAGAIASQSGAEIVDSFVDYF; the protein is encoded by the coding sequence ATGCCCATCGCCCATCTCACCCTGGAACTCCGCATTGAGGGCGCGCAGTCGCTCAAGGACAAGCGCCAGGTGCTGCGCCGCATGAAGGACCGGCTGCGTCACAGCTTCAACGTCTCCGTGGCGGAGATGGATGCCAGCGATTTGTGGCAGCGGGCCACGCTGGAGATCGTCAGCGTCTCCCCCTCACGCGACTATCTCGAGGGCCTGATGCAGAACGTGGAGCGCTCCGCCGGCGCCATCGCCTCGCAGTCCGGCGCCGAGATTGTGGACTCCTTTGTCGACTACTTCTGA
- the infB gene encoding translation initiation factor IF-2, with protein MQQKIRINDLARELEVKSKAILDVLPQVGVTEKKTHSSSIEVDEAVRVREFFAAQRQTAHSAEKRAARGPAEPEIKTKFDLSKISRPGDVLKAITQQQHPEPARPPLARPTPPPAAVPPKPAAPPTAAKPAAPAVVPPPPSPAKPVAPPAEEMAPPMVVSPIAPPRTAAPPPVLTTPPELVTPPPMQEEAAEAPEAVASVPPMETPEESEIAPPVVAAPPAAKKAPAVRTQPQAPPRRVITPQTGPRPVYMAAPPKPEAPPRPPVPGQPIASRPGMQGRPAPGRPVPGQPIFQRPRPAGAPSGPRPPLRPGERRPMHPTRAMPTGRPLGVGPGLPPPAPGRPAGRPGGPARRPGQRYVPRGVKEGPMKGFVPPPRLGALNAAEPLPITRSITITEGISVKDLAERLGVRAKEVIARLLARGVFASINQTLDASLANDMARQFGAETSVISFEEQAAQEMVEAELKSEETTGLVTRPPVVTIMGHVDHGKTTLLDSIRSTDVAGGEAGGITQHIGAYKVSITDPNSPAFGREITFLDTPGHEAFTRMRARGAKVTDIVVLVVAADDGVMPQTLEAIDHANAAKVPIIVAVNKIDKPGALPDRVKKQLGDRGLVPEDWGGKTVFVDVSAKQKTNLNLLLEMICLVADLQDLKANPERPATGSVVEAKLDRGRGAVATILVQDGTLKAGESFIVGNTFGKVRAMFDDRGNQVDDAPPSSAVEILGLEGLPHAGDQLVVVADRAKAKQMAQYREQKAREAQLAKSSRVSLEGLAEQLKTAGVKELPIILKGDVQGSVEVLADSLGKLSTDKVKIKILHSSVGAITETDVLLASASNAIIIGFSVRPERKAQEIAEQENVDIRLHSIIYELQDEIKKAMTGLLEPVVKETYLGRAEVRETFRIPKVGTVAGCYVNDGLIKRDSEVRLVRDGVQVFKGKVSSLRRFKDDASEVHNGLECGIAIANYGDVKVGDVIEAFVTERVAAEVMA; from the coding sequence ACCAAGTTCGATCTGTCGAAGATCTCGCGCCCGGGCGATGTGCTGAAGGCGATCACGCAGCAGCAGCATCCCGAGCCGGCGCGCCCGCCGCTGGCCCGTCCGACGCCACCGCCGGCAGCTGTACCGCCGAAACCCGCGGCCCCGCCCACCGCTGCCAAGCCGGCTGCGCCGGCAGTCGTTCCACCCCCACCCAGTCCCGCGAAACCGGTTGCGCCGCCTGCTGAAGAGATGGCGCCGCCGATGGTCGTGTCGCCCATCGCGCCGCCTCGTACCGCCGCGCCTCCGCCGGTCCTCACCACTCCGCCCGAGTTGGTCACGCCGCCTCCCATGCAGGAAGAAGCGGCCGAAGCGCCAGAGGCCGTCGCGTCTGTACCACCCATGGAAACGCCAGAAGAATCGGAGATTGCGCCGCCAGTGGTGGCAGCACCGCCGGCCGCGAAGAAGGCTCCAGCGGTGCGAACCCAGCCGCAGGCTCCGCCGCGTCGCGTCATCACCCCGCAGACCGGGCCGCGTCCGGTGTACATGGCGGCGCCGCCGAAGCCGGAGGCTCCCCCGCGTCCGCCGGTGCCGGGCCAGCCGATCGCCAGCCGCCCGGGTATGCAGGGCCGCCCTGCGCCGGGGCGTCCGGTGCCGGGGCAGCCGATCTTCCAGCGCCCGCGTCCCGCCGGGGCTCCGAGCGGACCACGTCCGCCCCTGCGGCCGGGTGAGCGCCGTCCCATGCATCCGACCCGCGCCATGCCCACCGGACGCCCACTGGGCGTCGGTCCGGGATTGCCGCCCCCGGCACCCGGACGTCCGGCCGGACGTCCAGGTGGACCGGCACGGCGTCCTGGACAGCGCTACGTGCCCCGTGGCGTCAAGGAAGGCCCGATGAAGGGCTTCGTTCCGCCGCCGCGCCTGGGTGCGCTGAATGCTGCGGAGCCGTTGCCCATCACGCGCAGTATCACCATCACGGAAGGCATCAGTGTGAAGGACCTGGCCGAAAGGCTGGGGGTCCGCGCCAAGGAAGTCATCGCGCGGCTGCTGGCGCGCGGCGTATTCGCCAGCATCAACCAGACGCTCGATGCTTCCTTGGCCAACGATATGGCGCGGCAGTTCGGCGCCGAGACCAGCGTCATCAGCTTCGAAGAGCAGGCGGCGCAGGAGATGGTCGAGGCCGAGCTCAAGAGCGAGGAGACGACCGGCCTGGTGACGCGTCCGCCGGTGGTCACCATCATGGGCCACGTGGACCACGGCAAGACGACGCTGCTCGACTCCATCCGCTCGACCGACGTGGCGGGCGGGGAAGCGGGCGGCATCACCCAACATATCGGCGCCTACAAGGTGAGCATCACGGATCCGAACTCGCCCGCCTTCGGCCGCGAGATCACCTTCCTGGACACGCCGGGCCACGAGGCCTTCACGCGCATGCGCGCCCGCGGCGCCAAGGTCACCGACATCGTGGTGCTGGTGGTCGCCGCCGACGACGGCGTCATGCCCCAGACGCTGGAGGCTATTGACCACGCCAACGCCGCCAAGGTGCCCATCATCGTGGCGGTCAACAAGATCGACAAGCCCGGCGCCTTGCCCGATCGCGTCAAGAAGCAGTTGGGTGATCGCGGCCTGGTTCCGGAAGACTGGGGCGGCAAGACGGTATTCGTGGACGTCTCCGCCAAGCAGAAGACGAACCTCAACCTGCTTTTGGAAATGATCTGCCTGGTCGCGGACTTGCAGGACTTGAAAGCCAACCCGGAGCGTCCGGCGACCGGTTCGGTGGTCGAGGCGAAGCTCGACCGCGGGCGCGGCGCCGTGGCCACTATCCTGGTGCAGGACGGCACGCTGAAGGCAGGCGAAAGCTTCATTGTGGGCAACACCTTCGGCAAGGTCCGCGCCATGTTCGACGACCGCGGCAACCAGGTGGACGACGCCCCACCGTCGAGTGCGGTCGAGATCCTGGGCCTGGAAGGCCTGCCGCACGCCGGCGATCAGCTGGTCGTGGTGGCGGACCGCGCCAAGGCCAAGCAGATGGCGCAGTACCGCGAGCAGAAGGCCCGCGAGGCCCAGCTTGCCAAGTCCTCCCGCGTTTCGCTGGAAGGCCTGGCCGAGCAGCTGAAGACCGCGGGTGTGAAGGAGCTGCCCATCATCCTGAAGGGCGACGTGCAGGGCTCCGTCGAAGTGCTGGCGGATTCGCTGGGCAAGCTCTCCACCGACAAGGTCAAGATCAAGATCCTGCACAGCTCGGTCGGAGCCATCACGGAAACCGACGTGTTGCTGGCCTCAGCCTCGAACGCGATCATCATCGGCTTCAGCGTCCGGCCGGAGCGCAAGGCGCAGGAGATCGCGGAGCAGGAGAACGTCGACATCCGCCTGCACTCGATCATTTACGAGCTGCAAGACGAGATCAAGAAGGCGATGACCGGCCTGCTGGAGCCGGTGGTGAAGGAAACCTACCTGGGCCGCGCCGAAGTTCGCGAGACCTTCCGCATCCCGAAGGTGGGGACCGTCGCCGGCTGCTACGTGAACGACGGCCTCATCAAGCGCGATTCCGAGGTGCGGCTGGTCCGCGACGGCGTGCAGGTCTTCAAGGGCAAGGTCAGCTCGCTGCGCCGCTTCAAGGATGACGCCTCCGAGGTGCACAATGGCCTGGAGTGCGGTATCGCCATTGCCAACTACGGCGACGTCAAGGTCGGCGATGTGATTGAGGCCTTCGTCACCGAGAGGGTCGCGGCCGAAGTGATGGCGTAA